CATCGTGGCCTTTGACGCGCCCAATGCAGCGGCAAATGGCAAGAATGCATTGGGGGGGTTTCGCCTCAATCAGTTGAGCTTTGTGCTGGATTCAGGGTGGAGTGGCCCCTATGATTTCGTGATCCTTGACGGGCGCAAACAGGCGGTTTGCAGCTATCGCCGGGCCTTCGTGGCCGGCAAAGACTCGGTTGAAATTCCCTACGAGTACAATGATCGGATCAATAGCAAGCAGTGGGAGGTTGCCCTGCGCCGGGTAAGCGTTGCACCCACCATTCAGGTTCGACTCTCGCCGACAGGAAGAGCGTAATGCGGTTGTGCCAAGTGTGTTGCTTCAGTCCAGATTCTTCTGGATGGTCGAAGGGGTGCGATTTGCCGCATTTTAGGCAATCCAGAAGTATTCAAAAATCAAGCCACTGGATTGCTTTGCTACGCTCGCAATGACGGTTTCTCGATTGGATTCGGTTCCCTTTACGCTTTCTTCGCATCCCAGCGCATTTGCGGCGGCTTTTGGGTTTCGCGATTTTTCAGTGATAAAACGCATAACCAATCAGCACCGCCCCGACCAGCCCGACCGCATCCGCAATCAGCCCGCAGGCCAGTGCGTAGCGGGTTTTCGTGATGCCGACGCTGCCGAAGTAGACGGCGAGCACGTAGAAGGTGGTTTCGGTCGAGCCCTGGATGATGGCGGCGAGTTTGCCCGGGAATGAGTCGACGCCGTAGGTCGTCATGACGTCCACCATCAGGCCGCGCGCACCGCTGCCGGACAGCGTCTTCATCAGGCCGACCGGCAGGGCCGGGACAAAGTCGGCATTGAGGCCGAACGCCAGGACCAGGCTGCGGATGCCGCCGATCAGGTAGTCCATGCAGCCGGTGCTGCGAAAGACCGAGATGGCGACGAGCATGGCGATCAGGTAGGGAATGATCTGTACGGCGACGCCGAAGCCCTCCTTGGCGCCGTCGACGAAACTCTCGTAGGCGTCGATGCCCTGCCAGGCGGCGACTGCGACGAAGAGCACGATAATCGACACGATGATGCCGCTGCCGAGCAGGCCGATGGCCTGCGCCATGGCCTCGGGCGGCAGGCCGCCCAGCCAGGCGTAGAGGCCGCCGAGCAGGGCCGCGAAGGCGGCGAAGAAGACGAGCACGGGGCGGCAGAAAAGATTGATGCGCTGCCACAGTGCAACGGCGATCAGCCCGGCGCAGAAGGAGATGAAGGTGGCGAGCAGTG
The DNA window shown above is from Quatrionicoccus australiensis and carries:
- a CDS encoding nucleoside recognition domain-containing protein; its protein translation is MLNRVWISFILVGFAAALLQLLQGDLDVFARVLAGLFDSARTGFEVSLGLVGVMSLWLGIMKIGERGGLIQLFGRLIAPLFRRIFPDIPPGHPASGSIVMNVSANILGLDNAATPLGLKAMRELQEINPQKDTASNPMIMFLVLNTAGITLIPTSVIAIRQSLALKQGLVGFNAADIFLPTLLATFISFCAGLIAVALWQRINLFCRPVLVFFAAFAALLGGLYAWLGGLPPEAMAQAIGLLGSGIIVSIIVLFVAVAAWQGIDAYESFVDGAKEGFGVAVQIIPYLIAMLVAISVFRSTGCMDYLIGGIRSLVLAFGLNADFVPALPVGLMKTLSGSGARGLMVDVMTTYGVDSFPGKLAAIIQGSTETTFYVLAVYFGSVGITKTRYALACGLIADAVGLVGAVLIGYAFYH